In the genome of Fusarium fujikuroi IMI 58289 draft genome, chromosome FFUJ_chr02, one region contains:
- a CDS encoding related to multidrug resistance-associated protein, with amino-acid sequence MNSSENLCTSSLDASFGPFVGPECRDGFDFTLVFEQSILVLSPAALLLILAPVRLFRLRNVPVKVTGHRLRTVKLALIALLAVLHLMLVVLWAIRPSNSRLDRVSVAAACVSFASSLMSCVLSRVEHAKSPRPSSLLSLFLAASLLLDVTLLRTLWLVPMSAAIPSVFTAAFALKAIIVVLEGWNKAPHLVAGSGPHSPEVTAGLYARAVFAWVTPLLLTGFRKLLRPMDLFELDEEMGSAGLIDGFWKHWHTQKAPVRKHRLISCCVTTLRWSIIAVILPRLALLAFTICQPLILNRLLVFLDDTSQSINIGYGIIAAYGLVYSGIALSQALYWHRNARSVTLLRGVLVSAVFSKATDLSITTTDDSAAVTLMSSDVDVIVRAVREIHEFWANIIQLAIAAWLLSTHVGYAAVGPIIVSLVALIATILVSPLARKYQISWLDKTQRRVGITSAMIGHIKSIKGSGLTQNLSDTILNLRADEIKASKPFRMVSSVTSAIAQVPLLMSPVVAFALFQGVASNSGETLDATRLFSALSLIILLAQPLFFMFESILDMSAALGAFERIQTFLTQESRRDSRQQESVAELNRPDQGARDSIELQILRESSLPSTTDSSMKEVVIQVSDANISWSEDHVILRDLSFVVGRNQLVLLLSPVASGKTTLLKALLGEVPNITGSIDVYSKGTAWCEQSPWLLNRTIRENIIGYSHFDPVLYQSVVKACDIEKDFGQLPQGDNTVIGSKGLALSGGQKQRVALARAVYSKPMIALFDDVFSGLDGQTAHTVFENLFGERGLLRQWNTTTVLATQSVDFLSSADHIICLNKDGKISEQGTFFDLKDTDGYVHSLLRDGVHRDEVSTLATDNIKEQASKKAQAPPKQQADEEDMRRQRGDSTVYRYYFSSTGGLFMIVLLVLEIIWAFLESFPTIWLKFWTDDNAHGNGQAGYYLGIYAALQVTAVIWFAVLIWYSMKSRCTYWILTVVCHCPGSGKVWDNSSQETTIYRSPTWGQSQHGYRNGGQPPPFWSRCDSRQTGFFGAIAKAGLLASSNPYIAAAFPLLGAVYFYLQRGYLRTSRQLRLLDLEEKAPLYTQFLETLSGLATIRAFGWGDAVIQANHTLVDRSQRPFYLLMIVQRWLVLVLDLTTAALALLLVGLAVRLRGEVDVGLTGVSLVQLISLSETVNMLIQFWTSIETSIGAVARIKKFAEETSEENLPGETNQPPVQWPDKGAIQINNLTASYGDGDGEVIKALDAVSLGIKGGEKLGICGRTGSGKSSIFLALLRLLDSTSGSIIIDEIALSSVPRETIRCRLITLTQDQFVLPGTVRHNVDPLGIYSDVEIKEALRLVELYDPIERHGGLDASFDQDTLSHGQKQLFFLARAVLRKNDGRIVLLDEATSRQVKQTMQLQAKELIEPYVDQKTEETIKAVIESEFKDHTVVFITHRLDTIIDFDRVIVMDKGCVVELGEPKSLLASGTRFKALWATGH; translated from the exons ATGAACTCTTCTGAGAATCTGTGCACTTCTTCTCTCGACGCTTCTTTCGGACCCTTTGTTGGCCCTGAATGTCGCGATGGCTTCGACTTTACTCTCGTCTTTGAGCAATCCATTCTCGTGCTGTCTCCAGccgctcttctcctcatcctcgctcCTGTTCGTCTTTTTCGGCTCCGGAATGTCCCCGTCAAAGTCACTGGCCACCGTCTTCGAACTGTCAAATTGGCGTTGATCGCTCTTTTGGCTGTACTTCATCTCATGCTCGTTGTCCTTTGGGCTATACGCCCTTCCAATTCGCGTCTAGATCGCGTCTCTGTCGCTGCTGCATGTGTATCCTTTGCCTCAAGCCTGATGTCCTGTGTCCTCTCTCGTGTTGAACATGCCAAATCTCCTCGTCCATCCTCTCTCTTGAGTCTGTTTCTAGCTGCGTCTTTGCTCCTTGATGTCACGCTCCTTCGCACCCTCTGGCTTGTCCCTATGAGTGCGGCTATTCCATCTGTTTTCACGGCGGCCTTTGCTCTGAAAGCGATTATTGTCGTTCTTGAAGGGTGGAACAAAGCCCCACATCTTGTCGCCGGCTCCGGGCCCCACTCTCCCGAAGTCACGGCGGGACTGTACGCCCGAGCCGTCTTTGCGTGGGTAACTCCGTTGCTACTGACGGGATTTCGAAAGCTTCTGCGGCCGATGGATCTGTTTGAGTTGGACGAGGAGATGGGCTCGGCGGGACTGATCGACGGGTTTTGGAAGCATTGGCATACCCAGAAAG CTCCGGTTCGCAAACACCGGCTGATCTCATGTTGCGTCACGACACTGCGATGGTCTATCATTGCTGTTATTCTTCCTCGCCTGGCTCTTCTGGCATTCACTATATGCCAACCACTCATTCTCAACCGGCTGCTGGTGTTTCTCGACGATACCTCTCAGTCTATCAACATTGGTTACGGTATCATCGCAGCCTACGGTCTTGTTTACTCTGGTATTGCTCTTTCACAAGCCCTCTATTGGCATCGCAATGCTCGGTCTGTCACATTGTTGCGTGGAGTGTTGGTGTCTGCCGTGTTCTCCAAGGCCACCGATCTGAGCATCACGACAACAGACGATTCAGCGGCGGTGACGCTCATGTCTTCTGAT GTCGATGTTATTGTGAGGGCAGTCAGAGAGATCCACGAGTTTTGGGCAAACATCATACAGCTTGCCATAGCCGCTTGGTTACTGAGCACTCACGTAGGCTATGCTGCTGTAGGTCCCATAATTGTGTCGCTCGTAGCACTCATTGCTACGATTCTCGTTTCACCTCTGGCGCGCAAGTATCAGATCTCCTGGTTAGACAAGACACAGAGACGAGTTG GTATCACTTCTGCCATGATTGGACACATTAAGAGCATCAAAGGCTCAGGCCTAACTCAAAACCTGTCTGacaccatcctcaacctccgaGCAGATGAGATCAAAGCCTCAAAACCATTCAGGATGGTCAGCAGTGTCACGTCCGCCATTGCTCAAGTCCCTTTGCTCATGTCTCCGGTCGTGGCATTTGCTCTCTTCCAAGGGGTTGCCTCGAATTCTGGCGAGACTCTTGATGCTACTAGACTTTTCTCCGCTCTGTCCCTAATCATTCTCCTCGCGCAGCCACTTTTCTTTATGTTTGAGTCAATTCTTGACATGAGTGCTGCTTTGGGAGCTTTTGAAAGAATACAAACATTTTTGACCCAAGAGTCTCGAAGAGATTCTCGCCAACAAGAATCAGTTGCAGAGTTGAACCGACCTGATCAAGGAGCCAGAGACTCTATCGAGCTACAAATACTGAGAGAATCCTCATTGCCATCTACAACAGACTCCAGTATGAAAGAAGTTGTTATTCAAGTCTCAGACGCAAACATCTCTTGGTCAGAGGATCATGTCATCCTTCGAGACTTGTCATTTGTCGTCGGCCGCAACCAACTTGTCCTACTTCTCAGCCCAGTTGCGAGTGGAAAAACTACTCTGTTGAAAGcgcttcttggagaagttccCAATATAACTGGATCAATTGATGTTTATAGTAAGGGAACTGCCTGGTGCGAGCAAAGTCCTTGGCTCCTG AACCGGACAATTCGTGAAAACATCATAGGATACTCGCACTTCGACCCTGTTCTATACCAATCTGTCGTTAAAGCTTGTGATATAGAGAAGGATTTCGGTCAACTTCCCCAGGGTGACAACACCGTTATTGGCAGCAAGGGGCTGGCCCTCAGTGGAGGTCAGAAGCAACGCGTT GCATTGGCCAGAGCTGTCTATTCAAAACCTATGATTGCTCTCTTCGATGATGTCTTTAGTGGACTGGATGGTCAGACTGCCCATACTGTGTTCGAGAACCTCTTTGGCGAACGTGGTTTGCTGAGGCAGTGGAATACGACAACTGTTCTTGCGACTCAATCGG TCGACTTTCTATCGTCCGCCGACCACATCATTTGTCTTAACAAGGATGGGAAAATATCGGAACAAGGCACATTCTTTGATCTCAAAGACACTGATGGCTATGTGCACTCCTTACTGAGAGACGGGGTTCATAGAGACGAAGTCTCGACCCTTGCAACTGACAATATCAAAGAACAGGCCTCTAAGAAAGCACAGGCGCCCCCAAAGCAACAagccgatgaagaagatatgCGCAGACAACGCGGGGACTCGACGGTATATCGATACTACTTCAGCAGCACTGGCGGTCTTTTTATGATAGTTCTTTTAGTACTCGAGATCATCTGGGCTTTTCTAGAAAGCTTCCCAA CAATTTGGCTGAAATTCTGGACTGATGACAATGCGCATGGAAACGGTCAAGCGGGCTACTACCTTGGTATCTATGCCGCTCTTCAGGTTACGGCAGTCATCTGGTTTGCTGTTCTTATATGGTACTCTATGAAGTCTCGTTGCACGTACTGGATACTGACGGTA GTTTGTCATTGTCCTGGTAGCGGCAAAGTCTGGGATAACTCTTCACAAGAGACTACTATCTACCGTAGTCCG ACTTGGGGTCAATCACAACACG GATATAGGAATGGTGGACAACCACCTCCCTTTTGGTCTCGTTGTGACTCTCGCCA AACAGGTTTCTTCGGTGCCATCGCCAAAGCCGGCCTCCTCGCCTCTTCAAACCCCTATATAGCAGCTGCATTCCCCCTCCTAGGAGCTGTCTATTTCTATCTTCAACGTGGTTATCTCCGTACCTCTCGTCAACTCCGTCTGCTCGATCTCGAGGAGAAGGCCCCTCTATACACCCAATTCCTCGAAACACTCTCAGGCCTAGCAACCATACGAGCCTTCGGATGGGGAGATGCAGTTATTCAGGCCAACCACACTCTTGTAGATCGCTCACAGAGGCCTTTCTATCTCCTCATGATCGTCCAGCGTTggctcgtcctcgtcctcgaccTGACCACCGCAGccctggctcttcttctcgttggtCTCGCGGTTCGTCTTCGTGGGGAAGTCGATGTAGGTTTAACTGGCGTATCTCTCGTGCAGCTAATCTCGTTAAGTGAGACCGTGAACATGCTTATTCAGTTCTGGACCTCTATCGAGACTTCCATCGGTGCTGTAGCTCGCATTAAGAAATTCGCTGAAGAGACTAGCGAGGAGAACTTACCGGGAGAGACAAACCAGCCACCAGTCCAGTGGCCTGACAAAGGAGCTATACAGATCAACAACTTGACTGCATCGTATGGTGACGGAGACGGAGAAGTTATTAAAGCTCTTGATGCAGTCAGTTTGGGGATCAAGGGAGGGGAGAAGTTAGGTATCTGCGGTCGCACAGGAAG TGGAAAATCATCTAtatttcttgctcttctcagACTACTAGACTCCACGTCTGGTAGTATCATTATCGATGAGATCGCTCTATCTTCTGTTCCTCGAGAAACGATCCGTTGTCGTCTCATCACTCTGACGCAAGACCAGTTCGTACTCCCCGGCACAGTTCGACACAACGTTGATCCGCTTGGTATCTACTCCGACGTGGAAATCAAAGAGGCACTTCGTCTTGTCGAACTGTATGATCCAATCGAACGACATGGGGGATTGGATGCTTCGTTCGATCAAGACACATTGAGCCACGGGCAGAAGCAGCTTTTCTTCCTGGCACGGGCGGTGCTGAGGAAGAATGACGGGAGGATCGTGCTTCTAGATGAAGCAACGAGCAGGCAAGTCAAACAAACGATGCAACTACAAGCTAAGGAACTAATAGAGCCATA TGTGGACCAAAAGACCGAAGAGACTATCAAGGCCGTTATTGAGAGCGAGTTCAAGGATCACACCGTCGTGTTTATCACCCACCGTCTGGATACGATCATCGATTTCGACCGCGTAATTGTGATGGACAAGGGGTGCGTCGTCGAGCTCGGTGAACCAAAGAGTCTCCTTGCATCAGGTACCAGGTTCAAAGCTCTCTGGGCAACCGGGCATTGA